In the Micromonospora narathiwatensis genome, one interval contains:
- a CDS encoding discoidin domain-containing protein translates to MSVLPVPALAPPPPVFARRRLAVVLLLVAVMVASLVAAVTPAASAADPLLSQGRPVTASSVQNASFPASAAVDGDLGTRWSSAAADPQWIRVDLGATATISQVALNWETAYATAYQIQVSADDSTWTTVYATTTSTGGTQTLTVTGSGRYVRVYTTARATQYGVSLWEFRVYGTTTATGCDTAGNAALNRPATASSTENAGFPASAAVDGNLGTRWSSAAADPQWIQVDLGSSRTICRVDLSWEAAYATAYQIQVSDNGSTWTTVYATTTSTGGTQTLTVTGSGRYVRVYGTARATVWGYSLWEFAVRTSAGPPPSTPPPSTPPPSSPPPGGDVLLSYGKPAFASSYQDDGACWQCYPSRAFDLDPASRWATSATTGWVDPGWIYVDLGATATVHRVVLQWDPAYATAYQIQTSNDAGTWTTIYSTTSAKGFKQTLNVTGTGRYVRMYGTARSSTYGYSLWEFQVYGTGGAPTAPPAAPPDPTFPATRLVFADEFNGAAGSKPDPAKWTIDPGTGQNGELQYYTDNANAAMNGSGQLVMEARRETAGGRSYTSHRMNTSNRFHVQYGRVEARIKVPKGNGFWPAFWMMGADFLTGRPWPYNGEIDIMEILGRDTSRSYTTLHAPAYNGGGGYGQEHVWTADLSTAFHVYAVEWDSKGMRFFVDSTEVFYASKETVEATRGPWVYDHPFYLILNLAVGGDWPGPPDASTPFPSQMLVDYVHVYQ, encoded by the coding sequence ATGTCTGTCCTCCCCGTCCCGGCCCTCGCCCCGCCACCTCCCGTGTTCGCCCGACGCCGGCTCGCCGTCGTCCTCCTCCTGGTGGCCGTCATGGTCGCCAGCCTCGTCGCGGCCGTGACCCCGGCCGCCAGCGCGGCCGATCCGCTGCTGTCGCAGGGCAGGCCGGTCACCGCCTCGTCCGTCCAGAACGCCTCCTTCCCCGCCTCGGCCGCCGTCGACGGCGACCTCGGCACCCGGTGGTCCAGCGCCGCCGCCGACCCGCAGTGGATCCGCGTCGACCTGGGCGCCACCGCCACCATCAGCCAGGTCGCGCTGAACTGGGAAACGGCGTACGCGACCGCGTACCAGATCCAGGTCTCCGCGGACGACTCCACCTGGACGACCGTCTACGCCACCACCACCTCGACCGGCGGCACCCAGACGCTCACCGTCACCGGCTCCGGCCGGTACGTGCGCGTCTACACCACCGCCCGCGCCACCCAGTACGGCGTGTCGCTGTGGGAGTTCCGGGTGTACGGCACGACCACCGCCACCGGCTGCGACACCGCCGGCAACGCCGCACTCAACCGTCCGGCGACCGCGTCGTCGACCGAGAACGCGGGCTTCCCCGCGTCGGCCGCCGTCGACGGCAACCTCGGCACCCGGTGGTCCAGCGCCGCCGCCGACCCGCAGTGGATCCAGGTCGACCTCGGGTCGTCCCGTACCATCTGCCGCGTCGACCTGAGCTGGGAGGCCGCGTACGCGACGGCGTACCAGATCCAGGTCTCCGACAACGGCTCCACCTGGACGACCGTCTACGCCACCACCACCTCGACCGGCGGCACCCAGACGCTCACCGTCACCGGCTCCGGCCGGTACGTACGGGTCTACGGCACCGCGCGGGCGACCGTCTGGGGCTACTCGCTGTGGGAGTTCGCGGTACGCACCTCCGCCGGACCACCGCCGTCGACTCCCCCGCCGTCGACCCCTCCGCCGTCCAGCCCCCCGCCGGGCGGGGACGTGCTGCTGTCCTACGGCAAGCCGGCGTTCGCCTCGTCGTACCAGGACGACGGCGCCTGCTGGCAGTGCTACCCGTCGCGCGCGTTCGACCTCGACCCGGCCTCGCGCTGGGCGACCAGCGCCACCACCGGGTGGGTCGACCCGGGCTGGATCTACGTCGACCTCGGCGCCACCGCGACCGTCCACCGGGTGGTCCTGCAGTGGGACCCGGCCTACGCGACCGCGTACCAGATCCAGACGTCGAACGACGCGGGCACCTGGACCACCATCTACAGCACCACCAGCGCCAAGGGCTTCAAGCAGACCCTCAACGTCACCGGCACCGGCCGCTACGTGCGGATGTACGGCACCGCCCGCAGCAGCACCTACGGCTACTCCCTCTGGGAGTTCCAGGTGTACGGCACGGGCGGTGCGCCGACCGCCCCGCCGGCCGCGCCGCCGGACCCGACCTTCCCCGCCACCCGGCTCGTCTTCGCCGACGAGTTCAACGGCGCGGCCGGCAGCAAACCCGACCCGGCGAAGTGGACCATCGACCCCGGCACCGGCCAGAACGGCGAGTTGCAGTACTACACGGACAACGCCAACGCCGCGATGAACGGCAGCGGTCAGCTCGTCATGGAGGCCCGGCGGGAGACGGCCGGCGGGCGCTCGTACACCTCGCACCGGATGAACACCAGCAACAGGTTCCACGTCCAGTACGGCCGGGTGGAGGCCCGGATCAAGGTGCCCAAGGGCAACGGGTTCTGGCCGGCGTTCTGGATGATGGGCGCCGACTTCCTGACCGGGCGCCCGTGGCCGTACAACGGCGAGATCGACATCATGGAGATCCTCGGCCGCGACACCTCCCGCAGCTACACCACCCTGCACGCGCCGGCGTACAACGGTGGCGGCGGCTACGGCCAGGAGCACGTCTGGACCGCCGACCTCTCCACCGCGTTCCACGTGTACGCGGTGGAGTGGGACAGCAAGGGGATGCGCTTCTTCGTCGACAGCACGGAGGTCTTCTACGCCAGCAAGGAGACGGTGGAGGCGACGCGCGGCCCGTGGGTCTATGACCACCCGTTCTACCTGATCCTCAACCTGGCGGTCGGTGGTGACTGGCCGGGGCCGCCGGACGCGTCGACACCCTTCCCGTCCCAGATGCTCGTCGACTACGTACACGTCTACCAGTGA
- a CDS encoding discoidin domain-containing protein — protein MNVAHPIPRRRRPARLLTTAVALLALLAGYAAATASAPADAASALLSQGRPATASSTENAGTPASAAVDGNAGTRWSSAFADPQWLQVDLGSSATVDQVELVWEAAYAKSFQIQVSDSASGPWQTIYSTTTGTGGTQTLTVSGSGRYVRMYGTARATGYGYSLWEFKVYGTTATSCTGNAALSRPAAASSAESAAMSASAAVDGNAGTRWSSTFADPQWLRVDLGSTQTLCQVVLQWEAAYAQAFQIQVSAGPDGPWTTVYATTTGTGGTQTLNVSGSGRYVRMYGTARATAYGYSLWEFVVRTTSSGTTPPPTSPPPTGGFWGDTGSIPPAQNVLMVKVLNRTNGRYPDSQVYWSYNGQTHSIAEQPYFDMPVNTAGRMYFRLGSPTSQYSDFIEFTVGPNQFNGNTTRVDAFGLKLAMRLHARTGYDVSVGETEATFAEDRTVTFQRFSDAMPAEFKHLATVESPYRIPSPGNTPQFRAGGQYASYLSGYASSVGLPAATSDIFGCAGPLAGDPAGCAALNRHVAHLPRAQWSDPSLFYQQAPANYYSKFWHDNAIGGRAYGFPYDDYADQSSFVSTGDPQWLLVAVGW, from the coding sequence ATGAATGTCGCTCACCCAATCCCCCGCCGGCGTCGCCCGGCCCGCCTCCTCACCACCGCCGTCGCCCTGCTGGCACTCCTCGCCGGCTACGCGGCGGCGACCGCCTCGGCACCCGCCGACGCCGCGTCCGCCCTCCTCTCCCAGGGGCGGCCCGCGACCGCCTCGTCCACCGAGAACGCCGGCACGCCCGCCTCGGCGGCGGTCGACGGCAACGCCGGCACCCGCTGGTCGAGCGCCTTCGCCGACCCCCAGTGGCTCCAGGTCGACCTGGGCTCGTCCGCCACGGTCGACCAGGTCGAACTCGTCTGGGAGGCCGCCTACGCGAAGTCCTTCCAGATCCAGGTCTCCGACAGCGCGTCCGGACCCTGGCAGACGATCTACAGCACCACCACCGGCACCGGCGGCACCCAGACGCTGACCGTCTCCGGATCCGGCCGCTACGTACGGATGTACGGCACCGCCCGCGCCACCGGCTACGGCTACTCCCTCTGGGAGTTCAAGGTCTACGGCACCACCGCCACCAGTTGCACGGGCAACGCCGCGCTCAGCCGTCCGGCGGCGGCCTCGTCGGCGGAGAGCGCCGCCATGTCCGCCTCGGCGGCGGTCGACGGCAACGCCGGCACCCGCTGGTCCAGCACCTTCGCCGATCCACAGTGGCTCCGGGTCGACCTGGGCAGCACGCAGACGCTCTGTCAGGTGGTGCTGCAGTGGGAGGCGGCGTACGCGCAGGCGTTCCAGATCCAGGTCTCCGCCGGCCCCGACGGGCCGTGGACCACGGTGTACGCCACCACGACCGGCACCGGCGGCACCCAGACGCTCAACGTGTCCGGATCCGGCCGCTACGTGCGGATGTACGGCACGGCGCGCGCCACCGCGTACGGCTACTCGCTGTGGGAGTTCGTCGTGCGGACCACGTCGTCGGGCACCACCCCGCCGCCGACGAGCCCGCCGCCCACCGGCGGTTTCTGGGGCGACACCGGCTCGATTCCGCCCGCCCAGAACGTGCTCATGGTGAAGGTGCTCAACCGCACCAACGGCCGCTACCCCGACAGCCAGGTCTACTGGAGCTACAACGGGCAGACGCACTCGATCGCGGAGCAGCCGTACTTCGACATGCCGGTGAACACCGCCGGCCGGATGTACTTCCGCCTCGGCTCGCCGACCAGCCAGTACAGCGACTTCATCGAGTTCACCGTCGGGCCGAACCAGTTCAACGGCAACACCACCCGGGTCGACGCGTTCGGGTTGAAGCTGGCGATGCGGCTGCACGCCCGCACCGGGTACGACGTCTCCGTCGGTGAGACCGAGGCGACGTTCGCCGAGGACCGGACGGTGACGTTCCAGCGATTCTCGGACGCGATGCCGGCCGAGTTCAAGCACCTCGCCACTGTCGAGTCGCCGTACCGTATCCCGTCACCGGGCAACACGCCGCAGTTCCGCGCCGGCGGCCAGTACGCGAGCTACCTGAGCGGATACGCGTCCTCGGTCGGGCTGCCGGCCGCCACCTCGGACATCTTCGGCTGCGCCGGGCCGCTGGCGGGCGATCCGGCCGGCTGCGCGGCGCTCAACCGGCACGTCGCGCACCTGCCACGGGCACAGTGGTCGGACCCGAGCCTGTTCTACCAGCAGGCGCCGGCGAACTACTACTCGAAGTTCTGGCACGACAACGCCATCGGTGGCCGGGCGTACGGCTTCCCGTACGACGACTACGCCGACCAGTCCTCGTTCGTCTCGACCGGCGATCCCCAGTGGCTGCTCGTCGCCGTGGGCTGGTGA
- a CDS encoding discoidin domain-containing protein: protein MPTAPPPPSRPRRRLASAIAALLTLLATYAAVPVQTAAAAGPLISQGKPTTASSVENAVFPASAATDGDPGTRWSSAFADPQWLQVDLGSSATVDQVELVWEAAYAKSFQIQVSDSASGPWQTIYSTTTGTGGTQTLTVSGSGRYVRMYGTARATGYGYSLWEFKVYGTTGGGSGPPSGRPISEFKTVAASSWEGGNAPAAALDGRTNTRWSSEFSDPQWLRVDFGGLATVNKVVLNWEAAYATGYRLETSNDANTWTTIYSTTTGRGGVEQLTVTGTGRYLRFYGTARATGYGYSLWEFQVYGTLDDTATTAPMLSGPTRPPGTLNQFALAAPADAAMITTTRRPTLSWAAVAGATRYQVWINISRTDYDFTAAGNLLDLYTKVAEPTGTSYTPTWDLPDRWTYMWYVTSVGTTTTTSNIRRFSVYLPTLETVADGVNIVAGSRDLNRNGTIEPYEDWRQPVETRVTDLLSRMTAEEKAYQMFYNAQAYPRSGWHFGPAGAQDLHNQLLASSGTRLGIPFVSAGDTIHGYQTTYPMQSALAAAKNYPLDYKLGDMQRREQLEVGTRGVLGPLAEVGTKVIYPRIQEGNGENAQVAAAQVRALVAGLQGGPELNPQSVLATVKHWPGEGAGGEALIVYDGVTIKYHMIPFRAAIEAGAVNIMPGYAGSSFLDPGGPGAGDSAPILAYLRQNLGYQGLITTDWLPSGSWVGAAKAGSDVMGGADPGATGFSMATFTANVPAARIDDAVRRVLRLKFQLGIFENPYGDPVNGPYRFHQPSYTALANQASREAMTLLKNDGAVLPVRLNPGDNIVVAGPRAADPAGCCVWTSFFHQEYGSQTILDAVRSRATKNGVNVYADDGPNPKLAVVAVGEASYTHATNWPKEQPYLPPDQLALIQNFRSRGIPVVVALVMPRPYVITEWRDLANAIVVTYRGGEEMGPALASLLFGDYVPSGKLPWQLPRSLADVLRPGGTDVPADAVEAWDLPYDLGATAAERNQIRASIDAGQPPATTYGNPLYPYGAGRTGF from the coding sequence ATGCCGACAGCGCCACCACCGCCATCCCGCCCGCGCCGCCGCCTCGCCTCCGCGATAGCGGCGCTGCTCACCCTGCTCGCCACCTACGCGGCCGTCCCCGTCCAGACCGCCGCTGCCGCCGGGCCGCTGATCTCGCAGGGCAAACCGACCACGGCGTCCTCCGTCGAGAACGCCGTCTTCCCCGCGTCGGCCGCCACCGACGGTGACCCCGGCACCCGCTGGTCGAGCGCCTTCGCCGACCCCCAGTGGCTCCAGGTCGACCTGGGCTCGTCCGCCACGGTCGACCAGGTCGAACTCGTCTGGGAGGCCGCCTACGCGAAGTCCTTCCAGATCCAGGTCTCCGACAGCGCGTCCGGACCCTGGCAGACGATCTACAGCACCACCACCGGCACCGGCGGCACCCAGACGCTGACCGTCTCCGGATCCGGCCGCTACGTACGGATGTACGGCACCGCCCGCGCCACCGGCTACGGCTACTCCCTCTGGGAGTTCAAGGTCTACGGCACCACCGGCGGCGGCTCGGGTCCGCCCAGCGGCCGGCCGATCTCGGAGTTCAAGACGGTCGCCGCGTCCTCCTGGGAGGGCGGCAACGCGCCCGCCGCCGCGCTGGACGGCCGGACGAACACCCGCTGGTCGAGCGAGTTCAGCGATCCGCAGTGGCTCCGCGTCGACTTCGGTGGCCTTGCCACGGTGAACAAGGTCGTCCTCAACTGGGAGGCCGCGTACGCCACCGGCTACCGGCTGGAGACGTCCAACGACGCCAACACCTGGACGACCATCTACTCCACCACCACCGGCCGGGGCGGCGTCGAGCAGCTCACCGTCACCGGCACCGGGCGCTACCTCCGGTTCTACGGCACCGCCCGCGCCACCGGCTACGGGTACTCGCTGTGGGAGTTCCAGGTCTACGGCACCCTCGACGACACGGCGACCACGGCACCCATGCTCTCCGGCCCCACCAGGCCGCCCGGCACGCTCAACCAGTTCGCGCTGGCCGCCCCGGCGGACGCCGCCATGATCACCACCACCCGCCGGCCCACCCTCTCCTGGGCGGCCGTCGCCGGCGCCACCCGCTACCAGGTGTGGATCAACATCAGCCGGACCGACTACGACTTCACCGCAGCCGGCAACCTCCTCGACCTCTACACGAAGGTCGCCGAGCCGACCGGCACCTCCTACACGCCGACCTGGGACCTGCCGGACCGCTGGACCTACATGTGGTACGTCACCTCGGTCGGCACCACGACGACCACCTCGAACATCCGCCGGTTCAGCGTCTACCTGCCCACCCTCGAGACCGTCGCCGACGGCGTCAACATCGTCGCCGGCAGCCGGGACCTCAACAGGAACGGCACCATCGAGCCGTACGAGGACTGGCGGCAGCCGGTCGAGACCAGGGTGACCGACCTCCTGAGCCGGATGACGGCCGAGGAGAAGGCGTACCAGATGTTCTACAACGCCCAGGCGTACCCCCGCTCGGGCTGGCACTTCGGCCCCGCCGGGGCGCAGGACCTGCACAACCAGCTCCTCGCGTCGTCCGGCACCCGGCTGGGCATCCCGTTCGTCTCGGCGGGCGACACCATCCACGGCTACCAGACCACCTATCCGATGCAGAGCGCGCTGGCCGCCGCGAAGAACTACCCGCTGGACTACAAGCTCGGCGACATGCAGCGGCGGGAGCAGCTCGAGGTCGGCACACGCGGCGTCCTCGGGCCGCTCGCCGAGGTCGGCACCAAGGTGATCTATCCGCGTATCCAGGAGGGCAACGGAGAGAACGCACAGGTCGCCGCCGCCCAGGTGCGGGCGCTGGTGGCCGGGCTCCAGGGCGGCCCGGAGCTGAACCCCCAGTCCGTGCTCGCGACGGTGAAGCACTGGCCCGGTGAGGGTGCCGGCGGCGAGGCGCTGATCGTCTACGACGGGGTCACGATCAAGTACCACATGATCCCGTTCCGCGCGGCGATCGAGGCGGGCGCGGTCAACATCATGCCCGGGTACGCGGGCAGCTCTTTCCTCGACCCGGGCGGACCGGGCGCCGGGGACAGCGCGCCGATCCTGGCGTACCTGCGCCAGAACCTCGGCTACCAGGGCCTGATCACGACCGACTGGCTGCCGTCCGGCTCGTGGGTCGGCGCGGCGAAGGCCGGATCCGACGTCATGGGCGGCGCGGACCCGGGCGCGACCGGCTTCTCGATGGCCACCTTCACCGCGAACGTGCCGGCCGCCCGGATCGACGACGCCGTCCGGCGCGTGCTGCGGCTGAAGTTCCAGCTCGGCATCTTCGAGAACCCCTACGGCGACCCGGTCAACGGTCCGTACCGCTTCCACCAGCCGTCCTACACGGCGTTGGCCAACCAGGCGTCCCGTGAGGCGATGACGCTGCTGAAGAACGACGGGGCGGTGCTGCCGGTCCGGCTGAACCCGGGCGACAACATCGTGGTGGCCGGGCCGCGGGCGGCCGACCCCGCCGGCTGCTGCGTCTGGACCAGCTTCTTCCATCAGGAGTACGGCTCGCAGACCATCCTGGACGCGGTCCGGAGCCGGGCCACGAAGAACGGGGTCAACGTCTACGCGGACGACGGGCCGAACCCGAAGCTGGCCGTCGTGGCGGTGGGGGAGGCGTCCTACACGCACGCCACCAACTGGCCGAAGGAACAGCCCTACCTCCCACCGGACCAGCTCGCGCTGATCCAGAACTTCCGGTCCCGGGGAATCCCGGTGGTCGTGGCGCTGGTCATGCCCCGGCCGTACGTCATCACCGAATGGCGCGACCTGGCCAACGCCATCGTCGTCACCTATCGCGGCGGCGAGGAGATGGGCCCGGCGCTGGCGAGCCTGCTCTTCGGCGACTACGTGCCGAGCGGCAAGTTGCCGTGGCAGCTGCCGCGCAGCCTGGCCGACGTGCTCCGGCCCGGCGGCACCGACGTACCGGCCGACGCCGTCGAGGCCTGGGACCTGCCGTACGACCTGGGGGCCACGGCGGCCGAACGTAACCAGATCCGGGCCAGCATCGACGCCGGCCAGCCGCCGGCGACGACGTACGGGAACCCGCTCTATCCGTACGGGGCCGGGCGGACGGGGTTCTGA
- a CDS encoding ricin-type beta-trefoil lectin domain protein: protein MNKLLGLLTSGVLAAGLTAPPAQAAPESGAAGPAPGAATGLAPGMADAMRRDLGLTDRQIADRLRVEAAASSIDRRLRARLGTRYAGSWLTDGQRLTVAVTDGSAAATVRAEGAEPRLVAHSLATLTAASATLDRYATRHRPADAVRGWYADAVDNSVVVLVEPGRTATARSFVAASGTPDALVRYVAEPETPRPVYDIRGGDQFVINGNVLCSVGFAVAGGFVTAGHCGGTGSWTLGYNNASQGTFAGSSFPGNDYAWVRTNGDWTPRPWVNNYAGGNAPVAGSADAVIGSSVCRSGRTTGWRCGTLLGRNETVNYAQGAVYGLSRSNACAEPGDSGGAWLSGDQAQGVTSGGTGNCSTGGTMWFQPVNPILGAYGLSLVTTGGGGGTRLISNWNNRCVDVPYSNFSDGVPLWTWTCNGTSAQSWTFTGGTLRTQNNMCMDVAWGSRDNGAVIQIASCSGNPAQQFVLTAAGDLVNPQANKCVDIKDWNNSDGARLQLWDCAGTANQKWRTG from the coding sequence ATGAACAAGCTCCTCGGGCTGCTCACCTCCGGCGTCCTCGCCGCCGGCCTGACCGCACCGCCCGCCCAGGCCGCGCCGGAATCGGGCGCCGCCGGCCCCGCGCCCGGCGCCGCCACCGGCCTCGCCCCCGGCATGGCCGACGCCATGCGACGGGACCTCGGACTCACCGACCGCCAGATCGCCGACCGGCTCCGCGTCGAGGCCGCGGCGTCGTCGATCGACCGGCGGCTGCGGGCCCGGCTGGGCACGCGGTACGCCGGCTCCTGGCTGACCGACGGTCAACGGCTCACCGTGGCGGTCACCGACGGGTCCGCCGCCGCCACCGTCCGGGCCGAGGGCGCCGAGCCCCGGCTCGTCGCCCACAGCCTCGCCACCCTCACCGCCGCGAGCGCCACCCTCGACCGGTACGCGACCCGCCACCGACCGGCCGACGCCGTGCGCGGCTGGTACGCCGACGCCGTCGACAACTCCGTCGTGGTGCTGGTCGAGCCCGGCCGCACGGCGACGGCCCGGTCCTTCGTGGCGGCCAGCGGAACACCCGACGCGCTCGTCCGTTACGTCGCCGAGCCGGAGACACCCCGGCCCGTGTACGACATCCGCGGCGGTGACCAGTTCGTGATCAACGGGAATGTGCTCTGTTCGGTGGGCTTCGCGGTCGCCGGGGGCTTCGTGACGGCCGGGCACTGTGGCGGCACCGGTAGCTGGACCCTCGGCTACAACAACGCGTCCCAGGGCACCTTCGCCGGCTCGTCGTTCCCCGGCAACGACTACGCCTGGGTCCGGACCAACGGCGACTGGACCCCCCGGCCGTGGGTCAACAACTACGCCGGCGGCAACGCGCCCGTGGCCGGCTCCGCCGACGCGGTGATCGGCAGCTCGGTGTGCCGCTCGGGCCGGACCACCGGGTGGCGCTGCGGCACCCTCCTCGGCCGCAACGAGACCGTCAACTACGCCCAGGGCGCGGTCTACGGGCTGAGCCGCAGCAACGCCTGCGCCGAGCCCGGCGACTCCGGCGGCGCCTGGCTCTCCGGAGACCAGGCGCAGGGGGTCACCTCCGGCGGCACCGGCAACTGCTCGACCGGCGGCACCATGTGGTTCCAGCCGGTCAACCCGATCCTCGGCGCGTACGGCCTCTCGCTGGTCACCACCGGTGGCGGCGGCGGGACCCGGCTCATCAGCAACTGGAACAACCGGTGCGTCGACGTGCCGTACTCGAACTTCTCCGACGGGGTCCCGTTGTGGACCTGGACCTGCAACGGCACCTCCGCGCAGAGCTGGACGTTCACCGGCGGCACCCTGCGTACCCAGAACAACATGTGCATGGACGTGGCGTGGGGCTCCCGCGACAACGGCGCCGTCATCCAGATCGCCTCCTGCAGCGGCAACCCCGCCCAGCAGTTCGTCCTCACCGCCGCCGGTGACCTGGTGAATCCGCAGGCCAACAAGTGCGTCGACATCAAGGACTGGAACAACTCCGACGGCGCTCGCCTCCAGCTCTGGGACTGCGCGGGCACCGCCAACCAGAAGTGGCGCACCGGCTGA
- the mce gene encoding methylmalonyl-CoA epimerase — MSDDVSQPADGSALSGVGLRGIDHIGMAVNDLDEAIQRYETLFGMRCVHVEENAEQGVREAMLSIGPDPAMGRLQLLAPLTPGSPIARFLDRSGPGVQQIAWTVDDVEKTAAELRERGVRLLYEQPKRGTAGSRINFVHPRDAGGILVELVEPAAE; from the coding sequence ATGTCTGACGATGTTTCCCAGCCCGCCGACGGGTCGGCGCTGTCCGGCGTAGGCCTACGCGGCATCGACCACATCGGCATGGCCGTCAACGACCTCGACGAGGCGATCCAGCGGTACGAGACCCTCTTCGGCATGCGCTGCGTGCACGTGGAGGAGAACGCCGAGCAGGGCGTACGGGAGGCGATGCTGTCGATCGGGCCGGACCCGGCCATGGGTCGGCTCCAGCTGCTCGCCCCGTTGACTCCCGGCTCACCGATCGCCCGCTTCCTCGACCGGTCCGGCCCGGGTGTGCAGCAGATCGCCTGGACCGTGGACGACGTCGAGAAGACCGCCGCCGAGCTGCGCGAGCGCGGGGTGCGGCTGCTCTACGAGCAGCCGAAGCGCGGCACGGCCGGCTCCCGGATCAACTTCGTGCACCCCCGCGACGCGGGCGGCATCCTGGTCGAGCTGGTGGAGCCGGCGGCCGAGTGA
- a CDS encoding LacI family DNA-binding transcriptional regulator, giving the protein MANPSRPGSRATGYTPRTAGPHTAGRTAADRPRLPTLEDVARLAGVSRATVSRVINGVRNVDPDLHAVVWSAVDATGYVPNRAARSLVTRRAGTIALVVSDSHDHDADPFFSRFLADPFFGRAVGGAMSVLGATTIQLALHLLGSEQARARLVGDLRHGQADGVLLLSLHPDDTLPARLVEAAIPVVLVGRPARPTPISYVDVANELGAALAVDHLLSRGCRQVALVGGLADTPASQDRSAGFRQAMARRGRAWSPYEAGDFTRDSGEAAMRRLLDRHPDVDGVFVANDLMAQGALNALRSAGRRVPEDVAVVGFDDSSAAQAAQPPLTTVRQPLEDMAAEATRMLLARVDDPGLANSSVIFDPLLVVRASA; this is encoded by the coding sequence ATGGCGAATCCGTCCCGACCAGGTTCCCGCGCCACGGGGTACACACCGCGAACGGCCGGGCCGCACACCGCCGGACGGACCGCCGCGGACCGGCCCCGGCTGCCGACGCTGGAGGACGTCGCCCGCCTGGCCGGGGTCTCCCGGGCGACCGTGTCCCGGGTCATCAACGGCGTACGCAACGTCGACCCGGACCTGCACGCCGTGGTCTGGTCGGCGGTGGACGCCACCGGCTACGTGCCCAACCGGGCGGCCCGCTCCCTGGTGACCCGGCGCGCCGGCACCATCGCCCTGGTCGTCTCCGACAGCCACGACCACGACGCCGACCCGTTCTTCAGCCGCTTCCTCGCCGACCCGTTCTTCGGGCGGGCCGTCGGTGGCGCGATGAGCGTCCTCGGCGCGACCACCATTCAGCTCGCCCTGCACCTGCTCGGCAGCGAGCAGGCGCGGGCCAGGCTGGTCGGAGACCTGCGCCACGGCCAGGCCGACGGGGTGCTCCTGCTGTCCCTGCATCCGGACGACACCCTGCCGGCCCGCCTGGTCGAGGCCGCGATCCCGGTGGTCCTGGTGGGACGGCCGGCCCGACCCACCCCGATCAGCTACGTCGACGTGGCGAACGAACTCGGTGCCGCGCTCGCCGTCGACCACCTGCTCTCGCGCGGCTGCCGGCAGGTGGCGCTCGTCGGTGGCCTGGCGGACACACCGGCCAGCCAGGACCGGTCCGCCGGCTTCCGGCAGGCCATGGCGCGACGGGGACGCGCCTGGTCACCGTACGAGGCCGGGGACTTCACCCGGGACAGCGGCGAGGCCGCCATGCGCCGCCTGCTGGACCGGCATCCCGACGTCGACGGCGTCTTCGTCGCCAACGACCTGATGGCGCAGGGCGCGCTCAACGCGCTGCGCTCGGCCGGTCGCCGGGTGCCCGAGGACGTGGCCGTCGTCGGCTTCGACGACAGCAGCGCCGCGCAGGCCGCCCAGCCACCGCTCACCACCGTCCGGCAGCCGCTGGAGGACATGGCGGCGGAGGCGACCCGGATGCTGCTGGCCCGCGTCGACGACCCGGGGCTGGCCAACTCCTCGGTCATCTTCGACCCCCTCCTGGTCGTACGCGCCTCGGCCTGA